The proteins below are encoded in one region of Streptomyces sp. NBC_00490:
- a CDS encoding IucA/IucC family protein encodes MNSTSAPDGPVRTPTRGPSVTETSRQPEPEPGPTAVAAPRPQERVPEQGRRSPQEAKTSSRGDGPGQERVPGQLPGQDGTPAPGNRQSVDRPRGTPADPLDHPDPHTAAQAAAVENLLRCWVREADLPAPADGTLRIPLPASGTALLAPVHYWSPTGWHRFGPPRLADVPPQAPPVDAVMVTALLTRERSDGSPDARPLTAVSSPATDAEPAAVPAPVGQAAFPLLDATAGNDLAARVADSVRRTATFIDERRRHPADESDLFLAAEQALVLGHPLHPAPKSREGLSEVEAPLYSPELRGSFPLHWIAVAPSVLATDSAWTERGRPIPAAHLTARLAETGLPLPDGYAALPLHPWQLREVRHHPATAALLDAGLLRDLGAHGSAWHATSSVRTVYRSGAPAMLKLSLGLRITNSRRENLRKELHRGVEVHRLLRSGLVEHWQAVHPGFDIVRDPAWLAVDGPDGQPVPGLDVMIRHNPFRPTDDVSCVAGLVSPRPFPWPDTTTGGGTAHPPATRSRLADVVTRLACRTGRPPGAVAAEWFLRYLEQVVRPVLWFDAEAGIALEAHQQNTLVHLDGDGWPVGGRYRDNQGYYFRASRRAELDARLPGTGEHSDTFVSDEVTDERFAYYLGINNVLGLIGAFGSQRLADERLLLAAFRRFLSEIASGPSRLRTSLPARLLDSPVLRCKANLLTRLHGLDELVGPVDTQSVYVTIANPLHS; translated from the coding sequence TGAACAGCACCTCCGCACCCGACGGCCCGGTCCGCACACCCACCCGAGGCCCCTCCGTCACGGAGACTTCCCGGCAGCCCGAGCCCGAGCCCGGACCGACGGCCGTCGCGGCCCCCCGCCCGCAGGAACGGGTGCCGGAACAGGGACGACGGAGTCCTCAGGAAGCGAAGACCTCCAGCCGGGGCGACGGACCAGGTCAGGAGCGGGTTCCGGGACAGCTCCCCGGCCAGGACGGGACCCCCGCGCCGGGAAACCGTCAGAGCGTCGACCGGCCGCGGGGCACCCCTGCGGACCCCCTGGACCATCCCGACCCGCACACCGCGGCCCAGGCCGCAGCCGTGGAGAACCTCCTCCGCTGCTGGGTGCGCGAGGCCGACCTCCCCGCCCCCGCCGACGGCACCCTCCGCATCCCTCTGCCCGCCAGCGGCACCGCTCTGCTGGCCCCCGTCCACTACTGGTCCCCGACGGGCTGGCACCGCTTCGGCCCTCCCCGTCTGGCTGACGTTCCCCCACAGGCCCCGCCCGTAGACGCCGTCATGGTCACCGCACTGCTCACCAGGGAGAGGTCGGACGGAAGCCCCGACGCCCGGCCCCTGACCGCGGTCTCCAGCCCGGCCACCGACGCCGAGCCGGCCGCCGTCCCTGCCCCGGTCGGCCAAGCCGCCTTCCCACTCCTGGACGCCACCGCCGGCAACGACCTCGCCGCACGCGTAGCCGACTCCGTGCGCCGCACCGCCACGTTCATCGACGAGCGCAGAAGGCATCCCGCCGACGAATCCGACCTCTTCCTAGCCGCCGAACAGGCATTGGTGCTCGGACACCCCCTGCACCCCGCTCCGAAGAGCCGCGAGGGTCTCTCCGAGGTCGAAGCACCCCTCTACTCACCTGAGTTGCGCGGTTCCTTCCCCCTCCACTGGATCGCCGTCGCTCCTTCCGTCCTCGCCACCGACTCGGCCTGGACCGAGCGCGGCCGCCCCATCCCGGCGGCACACCTCACAGCACGCCTCGCCGAAACCGGCCTGCCCCTGCCCGACGGATACGCCGCCCTGCCGCTCCACCCCTGGCAGTTGCGGGAAGTCCGGCACCATCCCGCGACCGCGGCCCTGCTCGACGCCGGACTGCTCAGGGATCTCGGAGCACACGGCTCCGCGTGGCACGCCACCTCGTCCGTCCGGACCGTGTATCGCTCCGGTGCCCCCGCCATGCTCAAGCTCTCGTTGGGACTGCGCATCACCAACTCCCGCCGCGAAAATCTCCGTAAGGAACTCCACCGAGGCGTCGAGGTCCACCGCCTTCTGCGCAGTGGGCTCGTCGAGCACTGGCAAGCCGTTCATCCTGGCTTCGACATCGTCCGCGACCCGGCCTGGCTGGCCGTGGACGGACCGGACGGCCAACCCGTGCCGGGACTCGACGTGATGATCCGGCACAACCCCTTCCGCCCCACGGACGACGTCTCCTGCGTCGCCGGGCTCGTCTCGCCCAGGCCCTTCCCCTGGCCGGACACCACGACAGGCGGTGGGACGGCCCACCCGCCGGCCACGCGGTCCCGTCTCGCCGACGTCGTCACGCGCCTCGCGTGCCGGACCGGTCGACCGCCGGGTGCCGTCGCCGCCGAGTGGTTCCTGCGCTATCTGGAGCAGGTCGTCCGTCCGGTGCTGTGGTTCGACGCGGAGGCCGGCATCGCCCTGGAGGCGCATCAGCAGAACACGCTGGTCCACCTGGACGGCGACGGTTGGCCCGTGGGAGGCCGTTACCGGGACAACCAGGGCTACTACTTCCGAGCCTCCCGACGTGCGGAACTCGACGCCAGGCTCCCCGGAACCGGCGAGCACAGCGACACATTCGTCTCCGACGAGGTCACCGACGAACGCTTCGCGTACTACCTCGGCATCAACAACGTCCTCGGTCTCATCGGTGCGTTCGGCTCCCAGCGCCTCGCCGACGAACGGCTGCTGCTCGCCGCCTTCCGCCGTTTCCTGAGCGAGATCGCCTCCGGACCCTCCCGGCTGCGCACCTCACTGCCCGCCCGCCTGCTCGACTCACCCGTTCTTCGTTGCAAGGCCAACCTCCTGACCCGACTGCATGGCCTCGACGAACTCGTCGGCCCGGTCGACACCCAGTCCGTGTACGTCACCATCGCCAACCCCCTGCATTCGTGA
- a CDS encoding GNAT family N-acetyltransferase, protein MPSTDASADAGTAPGTDAATCTNPGPADRRTAFGAGPGIADAGPVRGIDADPAWGSDSEDTLELRLPDEFLALIANEASDSGEDRRGEHGTAGPGSATRACADLLDSVTDWGSVDTPVGMFHLVPVQGEQDLALISRWMNDPTVAEFWQLSGPRNLAADHVHAQLAGDGRSVPCLGVLDGTPMSYWEIYRADLDPLARHYPARPHDTGIHLLIGSVTDRGRGLGSALLRAVADLVLDKRPACARVIAEPAMRNTPSVSAFLSAGFRFSAEVDLPDKRAALMVRDRCLRDLM, encoded by the coding sequence GTGCCTTCCACCGACGCGAGTGCCGACGCCGGTACCGCCCCCGGCACCGATGCCGCAACCTGCACCAACCCCGGCCCGGCCGACCGTCGCACCGCCTTCGGAGCCGGCCCGGGCATCGCCGATGCCGGTCCCGTCCGGGGTATCGACGCCGATCCAGCGTGGGGATCCGACAGCGAGGACACTCTCGAACTGCGCCTGCCCGACGAATTCCTCGCGCTCATCGCGAACGAAGCCTCCGACAGCGGCGAGGATCGACGAGGCGAGCACGGCACGGCAGGGCCCGGATCGGCCACCCGGGCATGTGCCGACCTCCTCGACAGCGTCACCGACTGGGGATCCGTGGACACGCCCGTGGGGATGTTCCACCTCGTCCCTGTCCAGGGCGAGCAGGACCTCGCGCTCATCAGCCGCTGGATGAACGACCCCACCGTCGCGGAGTTCTGGCAACTGTCCGGCCCCCGGAACCTGGCCGCGGACCATGTGCACGCCCAACTCGCCGGAGACGGCCGAAGCGTCCCCTGCCTAGGCGTCCTGGACGGCACGCCGATGAGCTACTGGGAGATCTACCGGGCAGACCTCGATCCCTTGGCCCGCCACTACCCCGCCCGACCTCACGACACGGGTATCCACCTCCTCATCGGCTCGGTCACGGACCGCGGACGAGGTCTCGGCAGCGCACTGCTCAGAGCTGTCGCCGACCTCGTGCTCGACAAGCGCCCCGCCTGTGCCCGTGTCATCGCCGAACCCGCCATGCGAAACACCCCTTCTGTCTCCGCTTTCCTGAGCGCCGGCTTCCGGTTCTCCGCCGAGGTCGACCTGCCCGACAAACGAGCCGCCCTCATGGTCCGAGACCGATGCCTGCGCGATCTGATGTGA